A window of the Acidobacteriota bacterium genome harbors these coding sequences:
- a CDS encoding NAD-dependent epimerase/dehydratase family protein, which yields MKVCVTGATGFVGWHLMEALLARGDAVRCFVRPESAGLLAGRPVEIAKGDLTDPDAVSRAVEGTEAVYHCAADYRLYVPNPSAMYGANVEGTRHVMRAAAQAGVKRVVYTSTVGALGLHASGAPADERAPVTIDDMVGHYKRSKFLAERVAEEWAAKGLPVVIVNPSTPVGERDVKPTATGRMILDFLRGRIPAYVDTGLNLIDVRDAAAGHILAMERGRVGEKYILGCRNMELKEILGMLAGIAGLRAPRMRVPHWVPLTVAAIDTGLARMRGGAPRFELDAVRLSRKKMFFDPGKAVRELGLPQTPVEEPLRRAVAWFRQSGYVTGEAA from the coding sequence ATGAAGGTCTGCGTCACGGGGGCGACGGGGTTCGTCGGCTGGCATCTGATGGAGGCGCTCCTCGCCCGCGGGGACGCCGTGAGGTGCTTCGTCCGCCCCGAGAGCGCGGGGCTGCTCGCGGGGCGCCCCGTCGAGATCGCGAAGGGGGACCTGACGGATCCCGACGCCGTGTCGCGCGCCGTCGAGGGAACCGAGGCGGTCTACCACTGCGCCGCCGACTACCGGCTGTACGTCCCGAACCCCTCCGCCATGTACGGGGCGAACGTGGAGGGAACGCGCCACGTCATGCGCGCCGCGGCGCAGGCCGGCGTGAAGCGCGTCGTCTACACGAGCACCGTCGGCGCCCTCGGCCTCCACGCGTCGGGGGCTCCCGCCGACGAGCGCGCCCCGGTGACGATCGACGACATGGTCGGGCACTACAAGAGGAGCAAGTTTCTCGCCGAGCGCGTCGCCGAGGAGTGGGCGGCGAAGGGGCTCCCCGTCGTCATCGTGAACCCCTCGACCCCGGTGGGAGAGCGCGACGTGAAGCCCACCGCGACCGGCCGGATGATCCTCGACTTCCTGCGCGGCCGGATCCCGGCGTACGTCGACACCGGACTGAACCTCATCGACGTGCGCGACGCCGCGGCGGGGCACATCCTGGCGATGGAGCGCGGGCGCGTCGGCGAGAAGTACATCCTGGGCTGCCGCAACATGGAGCTGAAGGAGATCCTCGGGATGCTCGCCGGCATCGCGGGGCTCAGGGCGCCGCGGATGCGCGTGCCGCACTGGGTGCCTCTCACCGTCGCGGCCATCGACACGGGGCTCGCGAGGATGCGCGGAGGGGCGCCGCGGTTCGAGCTCGACGCGGTGAGGCTCTCGCGCAAGAAGATGTTCTTCGATCCGGGCAAGGCCGTGCGCGAGCTCGGATTGCCCCAGACTCCGGTGGAAGAGCCCCTCAGGCGGGCGGTTGCGTGGTTCCGGCAAAGCGGATACGTGACCGGGGAGGCCGCTTGA
- the shc gene encoding squalene--hopene cyclase, whose amino-acid sequence MAELQLTGSGSPSPAPSPGGVVESENHLDQAIAAAQRYLLSIQAEDGHWCGELEGDTILESEYVMLMYFLGRAHEEKVWKAASFLRGKQAGHGGWSVYPGGPVDVSASTKAYFALKLLGDNPNEPHMERARRAILAKGGLEACNSFTKIYLAIFCQYPWEKCPSVPPELILFPRKFYLNIYQMSSWSRAILVPLSIISARRPKCPVPPQASIQDLISDRPPKPKRSAWTSFFYAVDAVVKRLEQLPYGKLREIALERAERWTLERLESSDGLGAIFPPIVNTIYALCARGYAPAHPAVQAQVRQLERLEIEEETTLRLQPCFSPVWDTAYALNAMVGSGLPPDSPSVVKAARWLLDRRGDHRGDWAVTKDKGHDKRVPAGWYFEYANPFYPDCDTTAQVLTSLSKVEMPRATEHSRCQRAIYEGHEWHLGMQNADGGWAAFDRGCDKEILTKVPFADHNAMIDPSTADLTARGLEAMAEIGFGADYPPARRAIRFMKRHQEPDGAWFGRWGCNYLYGTYLALWGLSRIGLKPGDGAVRRGAAWLKSVQNADGGWGESLASYENPSERGKGPSTPSQTAWAVLGLIAAGERDAESVRRGVRFLLARQAENGAWPEEEWTGTGFPRVFYLRYHLYPVYFPLLALGEFARHEPRHRRARAESTERKHLHLVHTGDHAR is encoded by the coding sequence ATGGCCGAGCTTCAGCTAACTGGATCCGGATCCCCGTCGCCGGCACCCTCGCCGGGCGGGGTCGTCGAATCCGAGAATCACCTCGATCAGGCGATCGCCGCCGCGCAGCGTTACCTCCTGTCGATCCAGGCCGAGGACGGGCACTGGTGCGGCGAGCTCGAGGGGGACACGATCCTCGAGTCAGAGTACGTGATGCTCATGTACTTCCTCGGGCGGGCTCACGAGGAGAAGGTCTGGAAGGCGGCCAGCTTCCTTCGGGGCAAGCAGGCCGGGCACGGCGGATGGTCGGTCTATCCCGGCGGCCCCGTCGACGTCAGCGCCTCCACCAAGGCGTACTTCGCGCTGAAGCTCCTCGGGGACAACCCCAACGAGCCGCACATGGAGCGGGCGCGCCGCGCGATTCTCGCGAAGGGGGGCCTCGAGGCCTGCAACTCCTTCACCAAGATCTATCTCGCCATCTTCTGCCAGTACCCGTGGGAGAAGTGCCCGTCGGTTCCACCGGAGCTGATCCTCTTCCCCCGCAAGTTCTACCTCAACATCTATCAGATGTCGTCCTGGTCGCGGGCCATCCTCGTCCCGCTCAGCATCATCAGCGCCCGCCGGCCGAAGTGCCCCGTGCCGCCGCAGGCGTCGATCCAGGATCTCATCTCCGACCGCCCCCCGAAGCCGAAGCGGAGCGCGTGGACCTCGTTCTTCTACGCGGTCGACGCGGTGGTGAAGCGCCTCGAGCAGCTCCCGTACGGGAAGCTCCGCGAGATCGCCCTCGAGAGGGCCGAGCGCTGGACGCTCGAGCGGCTCGAGTCGAGCGACGGCCTCGGGGCGATTTTCCCGCCGATCGTCAACACCATCTACGCCCTCTGCGCGCGCGGGTACGCCCCGGCGCATCCGGCCGTTCAGGCGCAGGTCCGGCAGCTCGAGCGGCTCGAGATCGAGGAGGAGACGACGCTGCGGCTCCAGCCGTGCTTCTCCCCCGTGTGGGACACCGCCTACGCGCTGAACGCGATGGTCGGATCGGGCCTGCCTCCCGACTCTCCGTCGGTCGTGAAGGCGGCGCGGTGGCTCCTCGATCGCCGGGGAGATCACCGGGGCGACTGGGCCGTCACGAAGGACAAGGGACACGACAAGAGGGTTCCCGCCGGCTGGTACTTCGAGTACGCCAACCCGTTCTATCCGGACTGCGACACGACCGCGCAGGTCCTGACGTCCCTCTCGAAGGTCGAGATGCCGCGCGCGACGGAGCACTCCCGCTGCCAGCGCGCGATCTACGAGGGGCACGAGTGGCACCTCGGCATGCAGAACGCCGACGGCGGCTGGGCCGCGTTCGATCGCGGCTGCGACAAGGAGATCCTCACCAAGGTCCCGTTCGCCGATCACAACGCGATGATCGATCCGAGCACCGCCGACCTGACGGCGCGCGGGCTCGAGGCGATGGCCGAGATAGGCTTCGGCGCCGATTACCCTCCCGCGCGGCGCGCCATCCGGTTCATGAAGCGCCACCAGGAGCCGGACGGCGCCTGGTTCGGCCGGTGGGGGTGCAACTACCTCTACGGCACCTACCTCGCGCTCTGGGGCCTGTCGCGGATCGGGCTCAAGCCCGGAGACGGCGCGGTCCGGCGGGGAGCGGCGTGGCTCAAGTCGGTGCAGAACGCCGACGGCGGATGGGGCGAATCGCTCGCGTCGTACGAGAACCCGTCCGAGCGCGGCAAGGGGCCGAGCACGCCGTCGCAAACGGCGTGGGCGGTGCTCGGGCTGATCGCGGCGGGCGAGCGCGACGCCGAGTCGGTGCGCCGCGGCGTCCGGTTCCTCCTGGCGCGTCAGGCCGAGAACGGCGCCTGGCCCGAGGAGGAGTGGACGGGCACGGGCTTCCCGCGCGTCTTCTACCTGAGATACCACCTCTACCCCGTCTACTTCCCGCTGCTCGCGCTCGGGGAGTTCGCGCGCCACGAGCCGCGTCACCGCCGCGCGCGCGCCGAGTCCACGGAGAGAAAGCACCTGCACCTCGTCCACACCGGAGATCACGCCCGATGA
- the hpnH gene encoding adenosyl-hopene transferase HpnH: protein MRFPLHITTDTIWHQARQALRGNRRYPYVLMLEPLYACNLACIGCATERHTGKVADRLSLEQCLKAVDDSGAPGVSICGGEPTIFPELPELVAGIIARKRHIYLCTNALLLDTKVYGVIPPHKRLTINVHLDGMRKTHDRVCASEGVFDKAVEMIREGKKRGYHVMTNTTVFKDTEIGEVKALCELTRSPGVDGMLVAPGYHYESVEQNIFLTRDEIHKKFKKILGFSKHYRLTSTPMFLEFAAGLRDLKCSPWSTVTYTPRGWKGPCYLIGQKYTHSWDEFWTGTDWKYWESRQDDRCQNCAMHSGFEASGVREARQSPKEMVRLAAWNLLG, encoded by the coding sequence ATGAGATTCCCGCTCCACATCACGACCGACACGATCTGGCACCAGGCCCGCCAGGCCCTTCGCGGGAACCGCCGATACCCCTACGTGCTGATGCTCGAGCCCCTGTACGCCTGCAACCTCGCCTGCATCGGCTGCGCCACCGAGCGCCACACCGGCAAGGTGGCCGACCGTCTCTCGCTCGAGCAGTGCCTCAAGGCCGTGGACGACAGCGGCGCTCCGGGCGTCTCGATCTGCGGAGGCGAGCCGACGATCTTCCCCGAGCTCCCGGAGCTGGTCGCGGGGATCATCGCCAGGAAGCGCCACATCTATTTGTGCACCAACGCCCTGCTCCTCGACACCAAGGTCTACGGGGTGATCCCACCGCACAAGCGCCTCACGATCAACGTCCATCTCGACGGGATGCGGAAGACGCACGATCGCGTCTGCGCGAGCGAGGGGGTCTTCGACAAGGCCGTCGAGATGATCCGCGAGGGGAAGAAGCGCGGGTACCACGTCATGACCAACACGACGGTCTTCAAGGACACCGAGATCGGCGAGGTGAAGGCCCTGTGCGAGCTGACGCGCAGCCCCGGGGTCGACGGGATGCTCGTGGCGCCGGGGTACCACTACGAGTCGGTGGAGCAGAACATCTTCCTGACGCGCGACGAGATCCACAAGAAGTTCAAGAAGATCCTGGGCTTCTCGAAGCACTACCGCCTCACCTCGACCCCGATGTTCCTCGAGTTCGCGGCGGGCCTCCGGGATCTCAAGTGCTCGCCGTGGAGCACCGTCACCTACACCCCTCGCGGGTGGAAGGGCCCCTGCTACCTCATCGGCCAGAAGTACACGCACTCGTGGGACGAGTTCTGGACCGGGACCGACTGGAAGTACTGGGAGTCGCGCCAGGACGATCGCTGCCAGAACTGCGCGATGCACTCCGGGTTCGAGGCCTCCGGGGTGAGGGAGGCTCGCCAGAGCCCGAAGGAGATGGTGCGGCTCGCCGCGTGGAACCTGCTCGGCTGA
- a CDS encoding type 2 isopentenyl-diphosphate Delta-isomerase: MRKRFPAAARPEPRDRKAEHIRLALDPALRPARNPFDDYRFEHRALPEVDFDAIDVSCEFLGHRLAAPILISCMTGGTKDATRINRNLASAAESCGIAVGVGSQRKAFEDPATEASFRIRPVAPSVPILANLGAVQLNYGFGPAECRRAVEMIDADALVLHLNPLQEAIQPEGQRNFAGLLAKIAAVARDLEFPVIVKEIGCGISRDVAEQLLLAGVRILDTAGAGGTSWARIEAARADDAERGDRFAEWGIPTPVAIRRLRGLPGLTIIGSGGVRHGVDAAKAIASGADLVGVAHRFLQAADRSGVEVIDLVRRFVEELKTTMFCVGAGSLADLRRAPLNPVGADLD, from the coding sequence ATCCGCAAGCGCTTCCCGGCGGCCGCGCGGCCCGAGCCGAGGGACCGGAAGGCCGAGCACATCCGGCTCGCGCTCGATCCCGCCCTGCGCCCCGCCCGGAACCCCTTCGACGATTACCGGTTCGAGCACCGGGCGCTCCCCGAGGTCGACTTCGACGCCATCGACGTGTCGTGCGAGTTCCTGGGCCACCGCCTGGCGGCGCCGATCCTCATCTCGTGCATGACCGGCGGGACGAAGGACGCGACGCGCATCAACCGGAACCTCGCGTCGGCGGCGGAATCCTGCGGCATCGCCGTGGGGGTCGGCTCGCAGCGCAAGGCGTTCGAGGATCCCGCCACCGAGGCCTCGTTCCGCATCCGCCCGGTCGCCCCCTCGGTGCCGATCCTCGCGAACCTCGGCGCCGTGCAGCTCAACTACGGGTTCGGCCCCGCCGAATGCCGCCGCGCCGTCGAGATGATCGACGCCGACGCGCTGGTGCTCCACCTCAACCCGTTGCAGGAGGCGATCCAGCCGGAGGGGCAGCGGAACTTCGCGGGCCTCCTCGCGAAGATCGCCGCCGTCGCGCGAGACCTGGAGTTCCCCGTCATCGTCAAGGAGATCGGCTGCGGGATCTCCAGGGACGTGGCCGAGCAGCTCCTCCTGGCCGGCGTGCGCATCCTCGACACGGCCGGCGCGGGCGGGACGAGCTGGGCGCGGATCGAGGCGGCGAGGGCGGACGACGCCGAGAGGGGGGATCGCTTCGCCGAATGGGGGATCCCGACGCCCGTGGCGATCCGCCGGCTTCGCGGCCTGCCCGGCCTCACGATCATCGGCAGCGGAGGTGTGCGGCACGGCGTGGACGCGGCGAAGGCGATCGCCTCGGGGGCCGATCTCGTCGGCGTCGCCCACCGGTTCCTGCAGGCGGCCGACCGATCGGGCGTGGAGGTCATCGATCTGGTCCGCCGGTTCGTCGAGGAGCTGAAGACCACGATGTTCTGCGTCGGCGCGGGGTCCCTCGCGGATCTCAGGCGCGCGCCGCTCAATCCCGTGGGTGCGGACCTTGACTAG